The Nitrosomonas cryotolerans ATCC 49181 genome includes a window with the following:
- a CDS encoding type II toxin-antitoxin system RelE/ParE family toxin, with translation MRLYVTPTFERAVKKLHPQQKPDLDEAVRAIASNPQCGEAKVGDLLGIRVYKFRLSNQLCMLAYRILDKDSLKLLVFGPHENFYRDLKRHEK, from the coding sequence ATGCGGTTATATGTCACGCCCACATTTGAGCGCGCTGTAAAGAAGCTGCATCCACAGCAAAAACCTGATCTTGATGAAGCAGTGCGTGCCATTGCATCAAATCCTCAATGTGGTGAAGCAAAAGTAGGCGACCTGCTTGGCATCCGTGTCTATAAATTCCGTTTATCAAACCAATTGTGCATGCTGGCATATCGTATTCTCGATAAGGATAGCTTGAAACTACTGGTCTTCGGGCCCCACGAGAATTTTTATCGCGATCTCAAGCGGCATGAGAAGTAA
- a CDS encoding DsrE family protein — protein MHCVISTTWGPTDVTRAALPFVFAASALQAGDTVMIMLFHDAVTVALDGTHQKMIPFGPPSKFAEIFSNLNAKVLVCKPCAEIRSISEEMLVKNASFGGMNDLHQHTSRPDAKFISF, from the coding sequence ATGCATTGCGTTATTTCCACGACTTGGGGTCCAACGGATGTTACTCGGGCTGCGCTACCATTCGTTTTTGCCGCCTCTGCCCTACAAGCAGGCGATACTGTAATGATTATGTTGTTTCATGATGCGGTAACTGTCGCACTCGACGGCACCCATCAGAAAATGATTCCTTTCGGGCCACCTTCAAAATTTGCAGAAATATTTTCAAACCTCAACGCCAAGGTTCTCGTGTGCAAACCTTGCGCTGAAATCCGTTCCATCAGCGAAGAAATGCTGGTGAAGAATGCCTCATTTGGTGGCATGAACGACCTGCATCAGCATACATCCCGGCCAGATGCGAAATTCATCAGTTTCTAA
- the tnpB gene encoding IS200/IS605 family element RNA-guided endonuclease TnpB, translated as MEIKRAYKFRFYPTFEQETILAQTFGCARFVYNRMLRVRSDAWYTEKKRIGYHATSSLLTELKKEPEFEWLNKVSSVPVQQSLRHLQTAFGNFFAKRAKYPSFKSKHEKQSAEYTSSAFKWDGKSLKLAKMKDPLNIRWSRTLPKATKLTIATVSKDSAGRYHVSMLCDDSVARKPRVSGKVGIDLGLTHFAILSTGEKIASPNTLRKNETRLAKLQRKLSKKRKGSANRQKARLKVARLHAGIADARKDFLHKLSTRLVNENQVIAVESLAVSNMKKNRCLAKSISDAGWGEFVRQLEYKSLWYGRELVGIDRWYPSSKRCSGCGHTVNKMPLNVREWTCPECGSIHDRDINAARNVLTAGLAVSALGESISPVCI; from the coding sequence ATGGAAATTAAGCGCGCATACAAATTCAGGTTTTACCCAACTTTTGAGCAAGAAACTATTCTGGCTCAAACATTCGGGTGTGCTCGGTTTGTCTATAATCGCATGTTGCGCGTTCGTTCTGATGCTTGGTATACCGAGAAAAAAAGAATCGGGTATCATGCTACCTCCTCTTTGTTGACCGAGTTAAAAAAAGAGCCTGAATTTGAATGGCTGAACAAAGTTTCCAGTGTTCCTGTGCAGCAATCTCTCCGCCACCTGCAAACGGCATTTGGTAATTTCTTTGCCAAACGAGCCAAATACCCGTCATTCAAAAGCAAGCATGAGAAGCAATCGGCTGAATACACGTCCAGCGCCTTCAAGTGGGACGGTAAGTCTCTGAAACTGGCGAAGATGAAAGATCCACTGAATATCAGATGGTCGCGCACCCTTCCTAAGGCAACAAAACTAACGATTGCAACAGTCTCTAAAGACTCAGCGGGTCGATACCATGTTTCTATGCTTTGCGACGACTCTGTTGCGCGAAAGCCAAGGGTTAGCGGCAAAGTCGGCATTGACTTAGGATTAACGCACTTCGCTATTCTTTCTACGGGCGAGAAGATTGCGTCTCCTAACACGCTACGAAAGAATGAAACCAGGCTTGCTAAGCTGCAACGCAAGCTATCTAAAAAGCGCAAAGGGTCGGCCAATAGACAAAAAGCCAGACTGAAAGTAGCGCGACTACATGCAGGAATTGCTGATGCTCGTAAAGACTTTCTACATAAACTCTCAACACGGCTAGTGAACGAAAACCAAGTGATAGCTGTAGAGTCTTTAGCTGTTAGCAATATGAAGAAAAATCGTTGCCTCGCAAAATCAATTTCCGATGCAGGATGGGGTGAATTTGTGCGGCAATTAGAATACAAGTCGCTGTGGTACGGGCGAGAGCTTGTAGGTATTGACCGATGGTATCCAAGCAGCAAACGCTGCTCGGGATGTGGGCATACCGTAAACAAGATGCCTTTGAATGTGCGTGAATGGACTTGTCCGGAATGCGGATCAATCCATGATCGAGACATCAACGCAGCGCGTAATGTTTTGACCGCTGGACTGGCGGTGTCAGCCCTTGGAGAATCTATAAGTCCTGTTTGCATTTAG
- a CDS encoding DUF1993 domain-containing protein: protein MTTTYMHKTSVPVFKQLLSSLSAILTKAEALAAEKKFEPTVLLDSRLFPDMFPLIRQVQIATDFAKSVSARLAGVEVPVYDDNEQTFADLKARIGKTLSFIESLTPAQFEGSETREIVLRPDTPKEKKMVGHTYLFNYGLPQFFFHVTTAYAILRHNGLEVGKGDFMGAY from the coding sequence ATGACTACTACTTATATGCACAAAACGTCCGTGCCCGTTTTCAAACAGTTATTGAGCAGCCTAAGCGCCATTTTGACCAAGGCTGAAGCACTCGCCGCTGAGAAAAAATTTGAACCAACAGTGCTGCTGGACTCTCGGCTTTTCCCTGATATGTTTCCCTTAATCCGCCAAGTGCAAATCGCCACCGATTTCGCCAAGAGCGTGTCAGCGCGGCTGGCAGGTGTTGAGGTGCCGGTGTATGACGACAACGAGCAAACCTTTGCTGATTTGAAGGCACGAATTGGCAAGACATTGTCGTTTATCGAAAGCCTAACGCCCGCGCAATTCGAAGGCAGCGAAACGCGTGAAATCGTGTTACGCCCGGACACACCGAAAGAGAAAAAAATGGTTGGTCACACCTACCTGTTCAACTACGGTTTGCCGCAATTTTTCTTCCATGTCACCACCGCCTATGCGATTTTGCGGCACAATGGTCTGGAAGTCGGCAAAGGCGATTTTATGGGTGCCTATTAG
- a CDS encoding TA system antitoxin ParD family protein produces MSVNVKLSESLVAEAKRYAQTQHRSLPKQIEYWSQIGKIAEENPDLPFTMIRDILIADQEESTGEYQFG; encoded by the coding sequence ATGTCTGTAAACGTAAAACTATCAGAGAGCCTGGTGGCCGAGGCCAAGCGCTACGCGCAAACACAGCATCGCTCGCTACCCAAGCAGATCGAATACTGGTCGCAGATTGGCAAGATTGCAGAGGAGAATCCTGATTTGCCGTTTACCATGATCCGCGACATACTGATTGCCGATCAGGAAGAGTCAACGGGTGAGTACCAGTTCGGCTGA
- a CDS encoding TetR/AcrR family transcriptional regulator — protein MARTREFDVNDILDRAMYLFWEKGYVETSVRDLVKCTGVAHAGLYSAFGDKEGLFKAAVRKYCLKIANETFGALDRSHAGRAEVEHVFELIRQMNKDGRLRNGCMLLNTAVEFPGTDEELKDLVLGNFNRLEEGLSRALTHAVAAGEVRADLPVKRIAISMATTIHGLAALSRAGISFSIIEEAVQAALEQLD, from the coding sequence TTGGCGAGAACGCGTGAGTTTGACGTTAATGATATTCTGGACAGAGCGATGTATTTGTTCTGGGAAAAGGGCTATGTCGAGACTTCAGTGCGCGATCTGGTTAAGTGTACAGGTGTTGCCCATGCGGGTCTGTATTCTGCGTTCGGGGATAAAGAGGGGCTCTTTAAGGCTGCCGTTAGAAAATATTGTCTCAAAATAGCCAATGAGACGTTCGGTGCTCTTGATCGCAGTCATGCCGGGCGTGCTGAAGTTGAGCATGTTTTTGAGCTCATCCGGCAAATGAATAAAGATGGGCGCTTACGTAACGGTTGTATGTTGCTCAATACGGCTGTTGAGTTTCCTGGAACAGATGAAGAGCTTAAAGATCTGGTATTGGGCAACTTTAACAGACTGGAGGAGGGGTTGAGTAGGGCATTAACGCATGCTGTGGCAGCCGGAGAAGTCCGAGCCGATCTCCCTGTCAAAAGGATCGCCATTTCGATGGCAACAACTATCCACGGCCTCGCCGCGCTGTCTCGAGCCGGAATATCATTCTCTATAATAGAAGAAGCCGTACAGGCTGCGCTTGAACAATTGGATTAA
- a CDS encoding type I restriction-modification system subunit M, whose amino-acid sequence MTDSKLTISALEQYLSKAAWILKGPVDASDFKVYIFPLLFFKRISDVYDEEYASALKESDGDTEYATFAENHHFQIPERAHWNDVRETTVNIGQALQNAMRAIEQANPDTLYGIFGDASWTNKERLSDEMLTNLIEHFSQHKLNLSNVPDDKLGNAYEYLIKEFADDSGHTAAEFYTNRTVVKLMTMIMDPQPGESVYDPTCGSGGLLLNCALHLKEEGKEYRTLKLYGQEINLLTSAIARMNMFMHGIEEFDIVRGNTLANPGLLENDELKKFNIILANPPYSIKSWDRKAFESDPYGRNLWGVPPQGCADYAFQQHIHKSLDPDNGRYAILWPHGILFRDMEAAMRRKMVETDEIEAVIGLGPNLFYNSPMEAMILVGNTNKHAKRKGKVLFVNGKDDVIENKGQAYLTPAHIEKLYRAYKDFVDIPHFAKVAALEEIMAFDGNMNINFYVKPDNSNSGASFSETLKNWEEAGDKLKLSMQNLLGELS is encoded by the coding sequence ATGACGGATAGTAAGTTAACAATCTCAGCGCTTGAACAATATTTATCTAAAGCAGCATGGATACTGAAAGGTCCTGTCGACGCATCCGACTTTAAGGTCTACATTTTTCCGCTATTGTTCTTCAAGCGTATATCTGATGTTTACGACGAAGAATATGCAAGCGCACTAAAAGAAAGTGATGGCGACACTGAATATGCGACCTTTGCCGAGAACCACCATTTTCAAATACCTGAGAGAGCGCATTGGAATGACGTGCGCGAAACCACGGTAAATATAGGCCAAGCATTACAAAATGCGATGCGAGCTATAGAGCAAGCGAACCCAGATACCTTATACGGCATCTTTGGTGATGCTAGCTGGACCAATAAAGAGCGGCTCTCTGATGAGATGCTCACCAATCTTATCGAGCATTTCTCACAGCACAAGCTTAATTTAAGCAACGTGCCCGACGACAAACTTGGTAATGCCTACGAATATTTAATAAAAGAATTTGCCGACGACAGCGGCCATACCGCAGCGGAGTTTTACACCAACCGCACCGTGGTTAAGCTCATGACCATGATTATGGACCCACAACCGGGTGAATCTGTATACGACCCCACTTGCGGTTCAGGAGGATTGCTACTGAATTGTGCCTTGCACTTAAAAGAGGAAGGTAAGGAATACCGCACACTCAAACTTTATGGCCAAGAAATAAATCTACTCACCTCCGCTATTGCCCGCATGAATATGTTTATGCACGGCATCGAAGAGTTCGACATCGTGCGTGGCAATACCTTGGCCAACCCCGGTTTACTCGAAAATGACGAACTGAAAAAATTCAACATCATCCTCGCTAATCCGCCGTACTCAATTAAATCATGGGATAGAAAAGCCTTTGAAAGCGATCCGTATGGCCGCAATCTCTGGGGCGTACCACCGCAAGGATGTGCTGATTATGCCTTTCAGCAGCATATTCACAAAAGCCTAGATCCTGATAATGGTCGTTACGCAATTCTGTGGCCTCACGGGATTTTATTCCGTGACATGGAAGCGGCCATGAGAAGAAAAATGGTTGAAACAGATGAAATAGAGGCTGTAATAGGATTGGGGCCGAACCTGTTTTACAACTCACCTATGGAAGCTATGATTCTGGTTGGCAACACCAACAAACACGCCAAGCGAAAGGGCAAGGTTTTGTTTGTGAATGGCAAAGATGATGTGATTGAAAACAAAGGGCAGGCTTATTTGACACCAGCTCATATAGAAAAACTATATCGAGCCTACAAAGATTTCGTCGATATACCGCACTTTGCCAAAGTCGCTGCACTTGAAGAGATCATGGCCTTTGACGGCAATATGAACATCAATTTTTATGTTAAACCAGATAACTCGAACAGTGGGGCTAGTTTCTCTGAGACCCTAAAAAATTGGGAGGAGGCAGGCGATAAGCTGAAACTTTCAATGCAAAACTTATTGGGAGAGTTGAGCTGA
- a CDS encoding CopG family ribbon-helix-helix protein, which produces MSYETQIKNLLNNQSMPESQLLSIRMPPSTVNQIDELASELDRTRSELITVFINGGISELVRQLEEKDNNNKEEDIIEARDNEESPRYFLLNTNYNNSESDHFTMLENGEASAFYGNWKKNIKNLKENDVVFLYHSGHGICGYGYADKELIIRDHNGNKEQWYARKLHNFVSDFKVITAKVCKDITKSNLIFRKTMVPLTKEQGKAIITKINESIK; this is translated from the coding sequence ATGTCATATGAAACTCAAATCAAAAACCTATTAAACAATCAATCAATGCCAGAAAGCCAATTACTATCAATACGCATGCCCCCTTCAACTGTAAATCAAATTGACGAGCTTGCGTCTGAACTCGACAGAACGCGTTCTGAACTAATTACTGTCTTTATCAATGGCGGCATAAGTGAATTAGTGAGGCAATTAGAAGAGAAAGATAACAACAATAAAGAAGAAGATATTATTGAAGCTAGGGATAATGAAGAATCTCCCAGATATTTCCTTTTAAATACAAATTACAACAACTCTGAATCTGACCACTTTACGATGTTAGAAAATGGCGAAGCCTCTGCATTTTATGGGAACTGGAAAAAAAATATCAAAAACCTAAAAGAAAATGACGTTGTTTTCCTATATCACAGCGGCCATGGTATTTGTGGATATGGGTATGCCGATAAAGAACTAATTATTAGGGATCACAACGGCAACAAAGAGCAGTGGTATGCGCGGAAGTTACATAATTTCGTTTCAGATTTTAAGGTAATAACAGCTAAAGTCTGCAAAGATATTACAAAATCCAATTTAATCTTTCGCAAAACGATGGTTCCTTTAACTAAAGAACAAGGCAAAGCGATTATCACAAAAATAAATGAATCAATTAAATAA
- a CDS encoding restriction endonuclease subunit S yields the protein MNALIEKIIDGLKLDRSEWKLVKFGDVAIQQKDSVDRENSELTRYVKGEHMYSEDLHLREWGELADEYLGPAFIRKFEEDDILYGSRRTYLRKVVIAPFDGITSNTTFVIKANEKKIDKRLLPFVMMSEGFAQHSIRNSKGSVNPYVNWKDLSGYEFLLPPKDQQAQLAKLFWSVDNVLQKNINAFRKAIITKQVCFDSGVASSSGKEYVLSKILMPKKSKSLAPHSRSKYIGLEHIESGSFSCTEYGESKDALAQCNLVDSGDLCYSKLRPYLDKAFIADFDAVSTTELLVYGTTLASKKYILYHLHSKPFINFVTGQGFGTKMPRVSHKIIGEYVVKVLDDEKSLLDEMTEYENIEKAFSEKIKSTKILITSLINQVF from the coding sequence ATGAATGCCTTAATTGAAAAGATCATAGATGGGCTGAAGCTGGATCGCAGCGAGTGGAAGCTGGTTAAATTCGGTGATGTTGCAATACAGCAAAAAGACTCAGTAGACCGCGAAAATTCAGAACTAACTCGCTATGTAAAAGGCGAGCACATGTATTCAGAAGATCTTCATCTTCGGGAATGGGGTGAGCTTGCTGATGAATACTTGGGGCCTGCCTTCATAAGGAAATTCGAGGAAGACGATATTTTGTATGGATCGCGCCGTACCTATCTGCGGAAAGTAGTCATTGCACCATTTGATGGCATTACATCCAACACCACTTTTGTGATCAAAGCCAATGAAAAGAAAATTGATAAACGTCTGTTGCCGTTTGTGATGATGTCTGAAGGCTTTGCTCAGCATTCGATTCGTAACTCTAAGGGCTCTGTAAACCCATATGTAAACTGGAAAGATTTATCTGGATATGAGTTTCTTCTTCCGCCGAAAGATCAACAAGCTCAATTGGCTAAATTGTTTTGGTCAGTAGACAATGTTTTACAAAAAAATATTAATGCTTTTCGGAAAGCGATAATAACAAAACAAGTCTGTTTCGACAGTGGAGTTGCAAGTTCTAGTGGTAAGGAGTATGTCTTGTCCAAAATATTGATGCCCAAAAAGAGTAAAAGTTTGGCTCCTCATTCTAGGTCAAAGTACATTGGTTTAGAACATATAGAGTCGGGTTCCTTTAGTTGTACAGAATATGGCGAATCAAAAGACGCATTAGCTCAGTGTAACTTGGTTGATAGTGGGGATCTTTGTTATAGCAAGTTACGGCCCTATTTAGATAAAGCATTTATTGCTGATTTTGATGCAGTATCCACAACAGAGTTACTCGTTTATGGAACTACGTTAGCTTCAAAAAAGTACATTCTTTATCACTTACATAGTAAACCATTTATTAATTTTGTGACTGGGCAAGGATTTGGTACAAAAATGCCAAGGGTTAGCCATAAAATTATTGGTGAGTATGTAGTGAAGGTGTTAGATGATGAAAAATCATTGCTTGATGAGATGACTGAATACGAAAATATAGAAAAAGCATTCTCAGAGAAGATTAAATCTACAAAAATATTGATTACTAGCTTAATAAACCAGGTATTTTAA
- a CDS encoding type I restriction endonuclease subunit R, with protein MPFTELNSVEHYIIHQVSGVNLNQNLISEPPKKPYGAGWQYQSSEQLGRGVNEVMVEAEVKAALLRLNPEISQKPELADEVIYKLRSILISVNQIGLVKANEEFFKWLTGEKTMPFGENNRHVPVRLIDFYNLTNNHYIITNQFRIHHRETKIPDVVLMINGIPVVVGEAKTPIRPSVSWLDGAHEVHNIYENVVPQLFVPNILSFATEGKELFYGAIRCPLEFWAPWRIEDDENVIAKSLGLGEVGKELTDLLKPARLLDIMRNFSLFTTNNKKQRMKVIPRFQQYEGANKIVERVIEGRIKKGLIWHFQGSGKSLLMVFAAQKLRREPKLKSPTIIVLVDRTDLDTQISGTFNAADVPNVESTDSIKELQTLLERDTRKIIISMIHKFRDAKPDMNARDNIIVLVDEAHRTQEGDLGRQMRAALPNAFLFGLTGTPVNKADKNTFWAFGAEEDSGGYMSRYTFHDSIRDEATLPLHFEPRLVDVHVDKESLDKAFAEFKESTALSDEEADALNQRSAKMAAFLKAPERVEKIVQDIATHFKEKIAPQGFKAMIVTPDRQACAQYKEELDKHFPEEASKVVISTTANDGFNFKKKWGIDKGQQEKIIDEFNDTQSELKFLIVTAKLLTGFDAPILQTMYLDKSIKDHTLLQAICRTNRLYPHKTFGRIVDYFGVFDDAAKALEFDEESVKEVITNLSELRKIFPQAMQDALAHFSGVDRALEGFEGLEAAQNAINTNEKKDAFARDFKYLAKLWESLSPDNMLNLYNPDYKWLAQVYESVKPASDNIGKLLWLTLGAQTTQLIHDNIHVGAVHTLEEFVLDADVIEGIFNNPDPKKVKQLEKVMIARFKKHGDLSVFKSLSERLEALRDKAEQGLISSIEFVKELCKIAKETVQAEKDLEPEFQEKTPQAALTELFLELKTDETPAVVERIVTDIDAIVRVVRFLGWQNTTSGEREVQKSLRKALLKYKLHTDQILFDRAYAYIKEYY; from the coding sequence ATGCCATTCACCGAATTAAATAGTGTAGAGCACTACATCATTCATCAGGTGAGTGGTGTGAACCTCAACCAAAATCTAATTTCTGAGCCGCCTAAAAAACCCTATGGCGCAGGGTGGCAATACCAATCATCAGAGCAGCTTGGCCGTGGTGTGAATGAGGTAATGGTGGAAGCGGAAGTTAAAGCCGCTTTGCTACGCCTCAATCCTGAGATCAGCCAAAAACCTGAATTGGCTGATGAAGTGATCTACAAGCTCCGCTCGATTTTAATTTCGGTGAATCAAATTGGATTGGTGAAAGCCAATGAAGAGTTCTTTAAATGGCTTACCGGCGAAAAAACCATGCCTTTTGGTGAGAACAATCGTCATGTGCCGGTGCGCTTAATCGACTTTTATAATTTAACCAACAACCATTACATCATCACCAACCAGTTCCGCATTCATCATCGTGAAACCAAAATACCTGATGTCGTATTGATGATAAACGGCATACCTGTGGTGGTGGGTGAAGCCAAAACGCCGATACGCCCATCGGTAAGCTGGTTAGATGGTGCACATGAAGTCCACAACATTTACGAGAATGTTGTACCGCAATTGTTTGTGCCGAATATTTTATCCTTTGCTACCGAAGGTAAAGAGTTATTCTATGGGGCTATTCGATGCCCATTAGAGTTTTGGGCGCCTTGGCGTATTGAGGATGATGAGAATGTCATAGCAAAAAGCCTCGGCTTAGGTGAAGTGGGTAAAGAGTTAACCGATTTGCTCAAACCTGCTCGCTTGCTCGACATTATGCGCAACTTTTCTTTGTTTACCACTAATAATAAAAAACAACGCATGAAGGTAATTCCCCGTTTTCAACAATACGAAGGGGCCAATAAAATTGTTGAACGAGTCATTGAAGGCAGGATTAAAAAAGGTTTGATTTGGCACTTTCAAGGTTCGGGTAAATCACTATTGATGGTATTTGCCGCTCAAAAGCTACGCCGTGAGCCGAAACTGAAAAGTCCTACGATAATTGTATTGGTAGACCGCACCGATTTGGATACTCAAATCAGCGGCACTTTTAATGCCGCCGATGTGCCCAATGTGGAAAGCACCGATAGCATCAAAGAATTGCAAACTTTATTAGAGCGGGATACCCGCAAGATCATTATCTCGATGATCCATAAGTTTCGCGATGCCAAGCCCGATATGAATGCCCGCGACAATATTATTGTGCTGGTCGACGAGGCCCACCGCACCCAGGAAGGTGACTTAGGCCGCCAAATGCGTGCGGCATTGCCCAATGCCTTCTTGTTTGGTTTAACCGGCACACCCGTTAACAAAGCCGATAAAAATACTTTTTGGGCTTTTGGCGCAGAAGAAGACTCAGGCGGCTATATGAGCCGCTACACTTTCCACGATTCCATTCGTGATGAAGCGACATTGCCACTGCACTTCGAGCCGCGTTTGGTGGATGTTCATGTCGACAAAGAGTCGCTTGATAAAGCCTTTGCCGAATTTAAAGAAAGCACTGCATTAAGTGATGAAGAAGCGGATGCGCTCAATCAACGATCCGCCAAAATGGCCGCGTTTTTAAAAGCGCCCGAGCGGGTAGAGAAAATCGTCCAGGACATTGCCACACATTTTAAAGAGAAAATTGCTCCGCAAGGCTTTAAAGCAATGATCGTGACCCCTGATCGCCAGGCCTGTGCGCAATATAAGGAAGAGCTGGATAAACACTTCCCCGAGGAAGCGAGTAAGGTGGTGATATCCACCACCGCTAATGACGGTTTTAATTTTAAGAAGAAGTGGGGGATTGATAAAGGCCAACAAGAGAAAATCATTGATGAATTTAACGATACGCAATCAGAGCTTAAATTTCTGATCGTAACCGCCAAGCTGCTCACCGGTTTTGATGCGCCGATATTGCAAACCATGTATCTGGATAAATCTATAAAAGATCACACGTTGCTACAAGCGATTTGCCGCACCAATCGTTTGTACCCACACAAGACCTTTGGTCGCATAGTGGATTACTTTGGCGTATTTGACGATGCCGCTAAAGCACTGGAGTTTGATGAAGAGAGCGTGAAAGAAGTCATAACCAATCTAAGTGAACTACGCAAAATATTTCCACAAGCCATGCAAGATGCATTGGCACACTTTTCTGGCGTAGATAGAGCGCTAGAAGGTTTCGAAGGCCTGGAAGCAGCACAAAATGCAATAAATACTAACGAAAAGAAAGATGCCTTTGCCCGTGATTTTAAATACCTTGCCAAGTTATGGGAATCGCTTTCTCCAGATAATATGCTGAATTTATATAACCCGGATTACAAGTGGTTGGCGCAGGTGTATGAATCAGTAAAACCTGCGTCGGACAATATCGGCAAGCTATTGTGGTTAACCCTTGGCGCGCAAACTACGCAACTGATTCACGATAATATTCATGTAGGTGCTGTACATACCTTGGAAGAGTTTGTGCTGGATGCGGATGTGATTGAAGGTATCTTCAATAACCCAGACCCAAAAAAAGTTAAACAGCTGGAAAAGGTAATGATAGCTCGCTTTAAAAAACATGGGGATTTGTCTGTGTTTAAATCCCTAAGTGAGCGTTTGGAGGCGTTGAGAGATAAAGCCGAACAGGGATTAATAAGTTCTATCGAATTCGTCAAAGAACTATGCAAAATTGCCAAAGAAACGGTTCAGGCTGAAAAAGATTTAGAGCCGGAATTTCAAGAAAAAACACCGCAAGCGGCACTCACCGAATTGTTCTTAGAATTAAAAACTGACGAAACACCAGCAGTGGTAGAGCGTATAGTCACCGACATAGATGCTATTGTTCGTGTGGTTCGCTTCCTTGGCTGGCAAAATACCACCAGTGGCGAGCGTGAAGTACAAAAATCGCTGCGTAAGGCGTTGTTGAAGTATAAGTTGCATACGGATCAGATACTGTTTGATCGGGCCTATGCGTATATTAAGGAATATTATTGA